In a single window of the Centroberyx gerrardi isolate f3 chromosome 17, fCenGer3.hap1.cur.20231027, whole genome shotgun sequence genome:
- the LOC139924785 gene encoding SLIT and NTRK-like protein 3: protein MQWVALAVALGCVCLSRASHTPTPTPTSTHTPLVDNSEEEVDEPCFEPCTCEVKEGVLHVHCDGRSFTNVSQVSQSWVRPFKLNLQRNSLRRLYSNGFQHLSNAVAINLGNNALQDIRVGAFHGLAKLRRLYLHENKLEVFRNDTFSGLEALEYLQADYNVIKRIDSGALRFLYKLRVLILNDNLIPVLPAHLFRSVSLTHLDLRGNRLKSLAYAGTLEYVGRSLMELQLEENPWNCGCEAVQLQQWLGQIPYTAVVGDVTCEYPFHLHGKDLREIPRKELCADLPDKELQGEGAGPAGGSQPQHLPPNSKPNSHPGRVRPTKPSSMVHGSRQNTHTSSTSSSSSSAERKERERHLRPTKRPRPSRTPPTPRSLLPNQNPPVAGYQTRPPIPIICPLGCTCNLHISDLGLTVNCKESGFFNVSQLTPRPLNGRKLYLSGNLIQRIYRSDFWNFSSLDLLHLGNNRISYLQEGAFSSLTSLRSLYLNGNNLERLSPDMFLGLQNLRYLYFEYNEIREVDPGAFDSMPSLQLLFLNANLLRSLPLGVFSGVNLARLNLRNNHFLQLPVEGVLEHLTGLVQVDLQQNPWECNCEAAPLKRWLEGLSAVVVVGEVVCHSPEKTKGIDLRALSMELLCPELEPQEDQEQEGQTATSTAPDGGVSVGYPGSGLGPLIPPGKDSIPLSVLVLSLLVLFVSAFFAAAALIAYALRRRDKLPFRRQGEVDLAGIQMECGIFTEQTHHHHHHHHGLPETPPLPPPEHNHVYDTILPPEPASKGPDAPSAPHMCSSPVYKEEQDAVVKQRQPQQQPQQQFAGAKESEGGYCSAAEKEREWTLEVTSSPISTVAGAMGPLAGLHGNGILCPTVIDSQGPTPKVELVDCLFRIPAPEFRDLPDRYTRPPPRYPHPPDPKQDARPDQTLVVTTASSATGSGNSSQSEQAAGEQRARLRTTPDYMEVLDRSYQF from the exons ATGCAGTGGGTCGCTCTGGCAGTGGccctggggtgtgtgtgtctgtcccgGGCCTCGcacaccccaacccccacccccacctccacacaTACCCCTCTGGTGGACAACTCCGAGGAGGAAGTGGATGAGCCGTGCTTCGAGCCGTGCACGTGTGAGGTCAAAGAAGGCGTGCTGCACGTGCACTGTGATGGGCGCAGCTTCACGAATGTCAGCCAG GTGTCACAGTCGTGGGTCCGCCCATTCAAACTCAACCTCCAGAGGAACTCTCTGAGGCGTCTCTATAGCAACGGATTTCAGCACCTTAGCAACGCAGTGGCGATAAACCTTGGCAACAATGCACTCCAGGACATCCGGGTGGGAGCATTCCACGGGCTGGCCAAACTGAGACGCCTGTACCTCCATGAAAACAAGCTGGAGGTGTTCCGAAATGATACATTCTCTGGCTTAGAGGCGCTGGAATACCTCCAG GCGGACTACAACGTGATCAAGCGTATCGACAGCGGCGCTCTAAGGTTCCTCTACAAGCTCCGGGTTCTCATCCTCAACGACAACCTGATCCCCGTCTTGCCTGCTCATCTGTTCAG ATCTGTGTCTCTGACTCACCTGGACCTGCGGGGAAACCGTCTGAAGAGCCTGGCATATGCCGGGACCCTGGAGTATGTCGGTCGCTCCCTGATGGAGCTACAGCTGGAGGAGAATCCCTGGAACTGTGGCTGTGAAGCGGTCCAGTTACAGCAGTGGCTGGGTCAGATCCCCTACACGGCTGTAGTAGGGGACGTCACCTGCGAGTACCCCTTCCACCTTCATGGCAAGGACCTGAGGGAAATCCCCCGCAAAGAGCTGTGTGCTGACCTCCCGGATAAAGAGTTacagggagagggagctggCCCAGCAGGCGGGTCACAGCCCCAGCATCTGCCCCCTAACTCTAAGCCCAACTCCCACCCAGGACGAGTCAGGCCAACTAAACCCTCTTCCATGGTCCACGGCTCCCGCCAGAACACACAtacctcctccacttcctcctcctcttcctcagcagagcgtaaagagagagagaggcacctAAGGCCGACTAAGAGGCCTCGACCCTCCAGAACGCCCCCCACGCCCCGCAGCCTGCTACCCAACCAGAATCCCCCCGTGGCTGGCTACCAGACACGGCCCCCCATCCCCATCATCTGTCCCCTGGGCTGCACCTGCAACCTGCACATCTCAGACCTGGGCCTGACTGTCAACTGCAAGGAGAGCGGCTTCTTCAACGTGTCCCAGCTCACGCCTCGGCCGCTCAATGGGCGCAAACTGTACCTTAGTGGAAACCTGATCCAGAGGATCTACCGCTCAGACTTCTGGAACTTCTCCAGCCTTGACCTGCTTCACCTGGGGAACAACCGCATCTCCTACCTCCAGGAGGGGGCTTTCTCCAGCCTGACAAGCCTGAGAAGCCTCTACTTGAATGGGAACAATCTGGAGAGGCTCAGCCCTGACATGTTCCTGGGGCTTCAGAACCTAAG gTACCTTTACTTTGAGTACAACGAGATCCGTGAGGTGGATCCCGGGGCCTTTGACTCCATGCCGTCCCTCCAGCTGTTATTCCTCAATGCCAACCTGCTGCGGAGCCTCCCTCTGGGTGTGTTCTCTGGAGTTAATCTAGCGCGCCTCAATCTGCGAAACAACcacttcctccagctccctgTGGAGGGCGTGCTGGAGCACCTCACCGGACTGGTACAG gtgGACCTGCAGCAAAACCCGTGGGAGTGTAACTGTGAAGCGGCTCCTCTGAAGCGTTGGCTGGAGGGGCTGAGtgctgtggtggtggtgggagaggTGGTCTGCCATTCCCCTGAAAAGACCAAAGGCATCGACCTCCGCGCTCTCTCCATGGAGCTGCTCTGCCCAGAGCTGGAGCCCCAGGAGGACCAAGAGCAGGAGGGGCAGACAGCCACCTCCACAGCCCCAGACGGAGGTGTCTCGGTCGGCTACCCCGGCTCAGGACTGGGCCCCCTGATTCCTCCGGGGAAGGACTCCATCCCTCTGTCGGTGTTGGTGCTCAGCCTGCTGGTGTTGTTTGTCTCGGCGTTCTTCGCGGCAGCGGCGCTGATCGCCTACGCCCTGAGGAGGAGGGACAAACTGCCGTTCCGTCGCCAGGGGGAGGTAGACTTGGCCGGCATCCAGATGGAGTGCGGGATCTTCACCGAGCAGAcgcaccaccaccatcaccaccaccacggCCTCCCGGAGACgccccctctccctccgccGGAGCACAACCACGTCTACGACACCATCCTGCCCCCGGAGCCGGCCTCTAAAGGCCCCGACGCCCCTTCAGCCCCGCACATGTGTAGCAGCCCCGTCTACAAAGAAGAGCAGGACGCCGTGGTAAAACAACGACaaccgcagcagcagccgcagcagcagtTTGCAGGTGctaaagagagcgagggaggttATTGCTCTGCggcggagaaggagagggagtggactctggaggtgacgtcatcACCCATCAGCACAGTTGCCGGGGCGATGGGACCCCTCGCCGGCCTCCACGGAAACGGAATCCTCTGCCCCACGGTCATCGACAGCCAAGGCCCCACCCCTAAGGTAGAACTGGTGGACTGCCTCTTCAGAATCCCCGCCCCCGAGTTCAGAGACCTGCCAGACAGGTACACGCGGCCCCCGCCCCgctacccccaccccccggaCCCCAAGCAGGACGCCAGGCCCGACCAAACGCTGGTGGTCACCACAGCCAGCTCCGCAACAGGCAGCGGTAATAGCAGCCAGAGTGAGCAggcagcaggagagcagagagccagACTGAGGACCACACCAGACTACATGGAGGTACTGGACCGGTCTTACCAGTTTtaa